A stretch of the Kroppenstedtia eburnea genome encodes the following:
- a CDS encoding ABC transporter ATP-binding protein gives MNGTQAVIQVRNLSKSYGKTRAVDGISMEVFQGEIFGVIGANGAGKTTTLEMIMGLRDPDGGTIEVLGLDVMKNPSELKHRIGIQLQETALYDRIKVREALELFGSYYRKNRDREEVIEMMGLKPYLNQYVKKLSGGWQQRTALALAMINDPEVIFLDEPTTGLDPQARNELWEIILKLKEEGKTIILSTHYMEEARRYCHRVAVIRQGRIVACDTPEALIARLPEGKETMDDVYVELAVESKGETA, from the coding sequence ATGAACGGAACTCAGGCTGTGATCCAAGTTCGCAATCTTTCCAAATCCTACGGCAAAACTCGGGCGGTCGACGGCATTTCAATGGAAGTGTTCCAGGGAGAAATCTTCGGGGTCATCGGTGCCAACGGGGCCGGGAAGACTACCACCCTGGAGATGATCATGGGTTTAAGAGACCCTGATGGCGGAACCATCGAGGTGTTGGGGTTGGATGTCATGAAGAACCCTTCGGAGTTAAAACATCGAATTGGTATTCAACTGCAGGAAACCGCCCTCTATGATCGCATTAAAGTTCGGGAAGCCTTGGAGTTGTTCGGCTCCTACTATCGCAAGAACCGGGATCGCGAAGAGGTCATCGAAATGATGGGATTGAAGCCCTATCTCAATCAATATGTGAAGAAGCTGTCCGGAGGGTGGCAACAGCGCACGGCGTTGGCGCTGGCCATGATCAATGATCCGGAAGTCATCTTCCTGGATGAGCCCACCACCGGTCTCGATCCGCAAGCGAGAAATGAATTGTGGGAGATCATTCTTAAACTGAAAGAGGAAGGGAAAACCATCATCTTATCCACCCATTATATGGAGGAAGCACGCCGCTACTGTCATCGTGTCGCAGTCATCAGGCAGGGGAGAATCGTCGCTTGCGACACGCCGGAGGCGTTGATTGCCCGGCTGCCGGAAGGAAAGGAAACCATGGACGATGTCTATGTGGAGTTGGCCGTGGAGTCGAAAGGAGAGACGGCCTGA
- a CDS encoding ABC transporter permease: MQALWMHTRMEVKLLFREVIAVFFTFLLPAVAFVIMGNIFGEEVYSTGDYFETYIPAMIGIVIFATCFFAIGMQVVIDREKGVYKRLKGTPINPAFVMSALVIKGFIVFVGTFEIVVLVKFVFDVDVSSTLVQFLVAVSWSTLSFLGMGFLLASVARRMQSALAISLLLFYPMMFLSGAFFPLDMMSGFWRDLTLLNPLFYAIEMMQLGWKGGHLFTRDGWIDTLVLGGIFVVSTGFGFKYFRWESH, encoded by the coding sequence ATGCAAGCGCTGTGGATGCATACCCGGATGGAAGTCAAGCTGTTGTTCAGGGAAGTCATCGCAGTCTTTTTCACCTTTTTGTTGCCGGCGGTGGCCTTTGTGATCATGGGCAATATCTTTGGTGAGGAGGTCTACAGCACTGGAGATTACTTTGAGACCTATATTCCGGCCATGATCGGAATCGTCATCTTTGCCACCTGCTTTTTTGCCATCGGTATGCAAGTGGTGATTGACCGGGAAAAAGGGGTATACAAACGTCTCAAAGGAACTCCGATCAATCCCGCCTTTGTGATGTCGGCCTTGGTGATCAAAGGATTTATCGTTTTTGTGGGAACATTTGAAATTGTGGTGTTGGTGAAATTTGTTTTCGACGTGGATGTCAGCTCCACTCTGGTTCAATTTTTGGTGGCCGTATCCTGGTCCACCCTTTCCTTTCTCGGAATGGGCTTCTTGCTGGCCAGTGTGGCCCGGCGAATGCAGTCGGCCTTGGCCATCTCCCTCCTTCTCTTCTACCCGATGATGTTTCTGTCCGGCGCCTTTTTTCCACTGGATATGATGTCCGGATTCTGGCGGGATCTGACCCTCCTCAATCCCTTGTTCTACGCCATTGAAATGATGCAGTTGGGATGGAAGGGGGGGCACCTGTTCACCCGGGACGGGTGGATCGATACCCTGGTACTGGGAGGAATATTCGTGGTCAGTACAGGTTTTGGTTTCAAGTATTTCCGGTGGGAGTCGCACTGA
- a CDS encoding DsbA family protein, translating to MGKKKQANSDRMQTLTLATVIILFLGLGVFALVNNIIGGDEEKGDAGQEATVDETVFAYDQQPVLGNGEAPVRIVEFGDYKCPTCKRFADEIYPKLKKDYLDNDKAGFYFINNPLLGEDSITAGIAGEAVHEQDPAAFWKFHEAIYENQGNERETWATKDFLVKMAKQAAPGIDHDKLEKAIDKESFKQQVEQDRAIAIRSGVSSVPSLFINGRPVPHSLDYEGIKQMIEEELKKAK from the coding sequence ATGGGAAAGAAAAAACAGGCCAATTCCGACCGGATGCAAACTTTGACCTTGGCTACCGTGATTATTCTCTTTCTCGGATTGGGTGTGTTTGCCTTGGTGAACAACATCATCGGCGGGGATGAAGAGAAGGGGGATGCCGGGCAGGAAGCTACGGTGGATGAGACGGTGTTTGCCTACGATCAACAGCCTGTTTTGGGGAACGGGGAGGCACCGGTCCGGATCGTGGAGTTTGGTGATTATAAATGTCCTACCTGTAAAAGGTTTGCCGATGAGATCTACCCCAAGCTGAAAAAGGACTACCTGGACAATGACAAAGCGGGTTTCTACTTCATCAACAACCCACTTCTCGGTGAAGACTCGATCACGGCGGGAATCGCGGGAGAAGCCGTCCATGAGCAAGATCCGGCGGCCTTCTGGAAGTTTCATGAAGCGATCTACGAGAACCAAGGGAACGAGAGAGAAACCTGGGCCACCAAGGATTTTCTGGTGAAAATGGCCAAGCAGGCGGCACCGGGAATCGACCACGACAAGCTGGAGAAGGCGATCGACAAGGAATCTTTCAAGCAACAAGTGGAACAAGACAGGGCGATTGCGATCCGGTCCGGAGTCAGTTCGGTGCCCTCTCTGTTTATCAATGGGAGGCCGGTGCCCCACAGCTTGGATTACGAAGGGATCAAACAGATGATCGAAGAAGAATTGAAAAAAGCGAAATAA
- a CDS encoding disulfide oxidoreductase — MSWVKTYNLYLAWLVALIAVGGSLWFSEVAGYVPCELCWYQRILMYPLALILGIASYRGDRSVTSYALPFSIIGAGVSLYHYAQQKVPGLAEVAGCTQGVPCSGQYINWLGFITIPFLALTAFILILSLLWIGLPRSGLR; from the coding sequence GTGTCCTGGGTCAAAACCTATAACCTCTACCTGGCATGGTTGGTGGCATTGATTGCTGTGGGTGGCAGTCTTTGGTTCAGTGAGGTGGCGGGATATGTTCCCTGTGAGTTGTGTTGGTATCAGCGGATCCTGATGTATCCCCTCGCGTTGATTCTGGGAATTGCCAGCTATCGCGGGGACCGGTCAGTCACATCTTACGCTTTGCCTTTCAGCATCATCGGTGCCGGTGTTTCACTCTATCATTATGCCCAACAGAAGGTGCCGGGGTTGGCCGAAGTGGCGGGATGTACCCAAGGGGTTCCCTGCAGCGGACAGTATATCAACTGGCTCGGTTTCATCACCATCCCGTTTTTGGCATTGACGGCGTTTATCCTGATTTTGTCTTTGTTGTGGATTGGACTTCCGAGAAGCGGACTACGGTGA
- a CDS encoding Crp/Fnr family transcriptional regulator, with protein MHLHRGEILFHQGEMGNLYRLESGLLKVVRIRPDGSSLLFNLLVPGEMFPHHSLISPQPYFATCIAVTDSRVKPIPAESWYESLERDPVQYRDVALSLQNTLRLVQQRMAFVTAPTRDRIPLFREWLSRHFREQPVEQLLTQEEIGQLVGMSRETVNRQLRKENKK; from the coding sequence TTGCATCTGCACCGGGGAGAAATCTTATTCCACCAGGGGGAGATGGGCAACCTTTACCGGCTGGAAAGCGGACTGCTCAAAGTGGTCCGGATCCGGCCCGACGGTTCCTCCCTCCTGTTCAATCTGCTCGTTCCGGGAGAGATGTTCCCCCATCACTCCCTGATCAGCCCGCAACCCTACTTCGCCACTTGCATCGCCGTCACCGACAGCCGAGTGAAGCCCATCCCCGCCGAATCCTGGTATGAAAGTCTGGAGCGGGATCCGGTCCAATACCGGGACGTGGCTCTCTCCCTTCAGAACACGCTCCGGCTTGTTCAACAACGGATGGCCTTTGTCACCGCCCCCACCCGGGACCGGATCCCCCTGTTCCGCGAATGGTTATCCCGCCACTTCCGGGAACAGCCGGTGGAACAACTCCTGACCCAGGAAGAGATCGGTCAGCTGGTGGGGATGAGCCGGGAAACGGTCAACCGACAACTGCGGAAAGAGAATAAAAAATGA
- the hmpA gene encoding NO-inducible flavohemoprotein — protein MLDPKTMEIIRNTAPVLKEQGAIITRQFYQRLFSRHPELYNIFNRSNQREGKQPQALADTVYAAAAHIDRLEEILPVVERIAHKHRALGVRPEHYPIVGENLLWAIRDVLGEAATYEVIDAWEKAYHAIADVFIQVEEGMYETARKQPGGWDGFREFTVVRKVKESEVITSFYLQPKDGGPLPLFQPGQYITVRVRIPGDKYTSLRHYTLSDSPGKDTFRISVKREDGGEGKPAGAVSTYLHRNVREGDVVELTAPAGDFTLKTEGTDPIILLSGGVGLTPMISMLTTLAEGRADRDVTYVHAALDGDVHAMGDYVDALVKDHPRFRSFVCYEQPTDRDRLEGRFDKEGFIDGPWLQSILPDQRGDFYLCGPLPFMKAMYRLLKEWDVEEDRIHYEVFGPTRHLDESRQVTSVAAI, from the coding sequence ATGCTGGATCCAAAAACAATGGAGATCATCAGGAACACCGCTCCGGTATTGAAAGAACAGGGTGCCATAATCACCCGTCAATTCTACCAACGGCTGTTTTCCCGCCACCCCGAATTGTACAACATTTTCAACCGTTCCAACCAGCGGGAAGGGAAACAACCCCAGGCACTTGCGGATACGGTGTACGCGGCGGCGGCCCATATCGACCGCTTGGAGGAGATTCTGCCGGTGGTGGAGCGGATTGCCCATAAACACCGGGCGCTGGGAGTCCGCCCGGAACATTACCCCATCGTTGGGGAGAATCTTCTGTGGGCGATCCGGGATGTGCTGGGAGAGGCGGCCACGTATGAGGTGATCGATGCCTGGGAAAAGGCCTACCACGCCATCGCCGACGTCTTCATCCAAGTGGAAGAGGGGATGTATGAAACCGCCCGCAAACAGCCCGGCGGCTGGGACGGGTTCCGGGAATTCACAGTGGTTCGCAAGGTGAAGGAGAGTGAAGTGATCACCTCCTTCTATCTCCAACCCAAAGATGGCGGGCCGCTGCCGCTTTTCCAACCCGGACAGTATATCACGGTCAGGGTCCGGATTCCGGGAGATAAGTATACCTCCCTCCGTCACTACACTCTTTCCGACTCTCCGGGCAAGGATACCTTCCGGATCAGCGTGAAGCGGGAGGATGGCGGGGAAGGAAAACCGGCGGGGGCCGTCTCCACCTATCTGCACCGGAACGTCCGGGAAGGGGATGTGGTGGAATTGACGGCACCGGCGGGAGACTTCACCCTCAAAACGGAGGGTACGGACCCGATCATTCTCCTGAGCGGGGGAGTGGGGTTGACTCCGATGATCAGCATGCTGACCACGTTGGCGGAGGGACGGGCGGATCGCGACGTCACTTATGTCCATGCCGCTCTCGACGGAGATGTCCATGCCATGGGGGATTACGTGGACGCGTTGGTGAAAGATCATCCCCGGTTCCGCTCCTTTGTCTGCTATGAACAGCCGACGGATCGGGATCGGTTGGAAGGTCGCTTTGACAAGGAAGGCTTTATCGACGGCCCCTGGTTGCAAAGCATTTTGCCTGACCAGCGGGGGGATTTTTACCTCTGCGGACCCCTTCCCTTCATGAAAGCGATGTACCGGCTGTTGAAGGAATGGGATGTGGAGGAAGACCGGATTCACTATGAAGTCTTCGGCCCCACCCGTCACTTGGATGAATCCCGGCAGGTGACCTCGGTGGCGGCGATCTGA
- a CDS encoding pyridoxamine 5'-phosphate oxidase family protein, which yields MPVSPFRERITTEKELRDLMGVPGELVAKKAIDHLDSHCREFIGRSPFLLVATADATGACDVSPRGDAAGFVHIVDDRHLVVPERPGNRRMDSLRNILSNPRVGLIFLIPAMEETLRVNGRAWILRDPELLREMEVKGKIPKVGIGVEVEECYLHCAKSLKRSRLWQPDTWPDPADLPSASRILADHVNLPDVSPEKVEESLRESYTQRLY from the coding sequence ATGCCTGTTTCTCCCTTTCGGGAACGGATCACGACAGAAAAGGAACTTCGCGACCTGATGGGAGTTCCGGGTGAGCTGGTGGCGAAAAAGGCGATCGATCATCTGGACTCCCATTGCCGGGAGTTTATCGGTCGATCCCCCTTTCTGCTGGTGGCCACTGCCGACGCCACCGGTGCCTGTGATGTTTCACCCCGGGGGGATGCCGCCGGTTTTGTGCACATTGTGGATGATCGCCATCTGGTGGTGCCGGAGCGTCCCGGCAATCGTCGGATGGATTCTCTCCGAAATATTTTGTCCAACCCCCGGGTGGGACTGATCTTTTTGATCCCGGCGATGGAGGAGACGCTGCGGGTCAACGGGCGCGCCTGGATCCTCCGGGACCCGGAGTTGCTTCGCGAGATGGAAGTCAAGGGGAAAATCCCGAAGGTGGGGATCGGGGTGGAAGTGGAGGAGTGCTATCTCCATTGCGCCAAATCATTGAAACGCTCCCGCCTCTGGCAGCCCGACACCTGGCCGGACCCTGCCGATTTGCCTTCGGCGTCCCGGATCCTGGCCGACCATGTGAACCTGCCCGATGTCTCCCCGGAGAAGGTGGAAGAAAGTCTGCGGGAAAGTTACACCCAACGTCTGTACTAA